A genomic region of Eucalyptus grandis isolate ANBG69807.140 chromosome 5, ASM1654582v1, whole genome shotgun sequence contains the following coding sequences:
- the LOC104444000 gene encoding GDSL esterase/lipase At4g10955: protein MAFKNQHFHREIMAFKNQDFHRSGPRARTRIDWKNADHGRSVVASLVKGAYVLERDRRGKREGSQALAPPWWETFAFQLKRILVDGADSPIFGAIFEYKPLPSSCNHSADGPCFVVAFRGTLFTKESFFRDIELDVQFLRNELHSSSRCKTAVQAVEDLVAAAGNSKVVWLAGHSLGSAIALEAGKNMAKKGYYLKSFLFNPPYASVPIEKIKSKIWKRAFQLAESGLCAAAALAKQSPEQLKQSADSFAALSPWVPQLFVNKADCVCSGYIGYFEHGKWMQKFRLGGIRKIASRYSVILLFMSENGTQAEPLHLIPSANLSINSKPPKCFLRAHKISEWWKLDLELESEVYKYEY, encoded by the exons ATGGCCTTCAAGAATCAACATTTTCACCGCGAGATCATGGCCTTCAAGAATCAAGATTTTCACCGTTCGGGGCCTCGGGCCCGTACTCGCATTGACTG GAAAAATGCAGATCATGGGAGGTCGGTTGTTGCTTCTTTGGTTAAAGGTGCCTATGTCTTAGAGCGGGACCGCCGGGGGAAACGTGAAGGTTCCCAGGCTCTTGCTCCTCCTTGGTGGGAAACTTTCGCTTTTCAGTTGAAGCGCATACTCGTAGATGGGGCTGACTCTCCTATCTTCGGTGCCATCTTCGAGTATAAGCCTCTGCCATCCTCATGTAACCACTCAGCAGATGGACCGTGTTTCGTGGTCGCCTTCCGAGGCACCTTGTTCACGAAAGAATCCTTCTTTCGAGATATTGAGCTGGATGTTCAGTTTTTAAGGAATGAGCTTCACTCCTCGTCTCGCTGCAAGACTGCCGTGCAAGCGGTAGAAGACTTGGTTGCAGCCGCCGGCAATTCTAAGGTGGTCTGGTTAGCTGGCCACTCCCTGGGGTCTGCCATTGCTCTGGAAGCTGGAAAGAACATGGCCAAAAAGGGATATTATCTCAAGTCTTTCCTCTTCAACCCGCCTTATGCATCTGTTCCGATTGAGAAGATCAAGAGCAAGATCTGGAAGCGGGCTTTCCAGTTAGCCGAAAGCGGGTTATGTGCTGCAGCGGCGCTAGCTAAACAGTCTCCGGAACAGCTGAAACAATCGGCCGATTCTTTTGCGGCTTTGTCCCCTTGGGTTCCTCAGCTGTTTGTCAACAAGGCTGATTGCGTCTGCTCGGGATACATTGGCTATTTCGAGCACGGAAAGTGGATGCAAAAGTTCAGATTAGGAGGTATCCGCAAGATTGCTAGTCGTTATTCTGTGATATTGTTGTTCATGAGCGAGAATGGGACGCAGGCAGAGCCTTTGCACCTCATCCCATCGGCAAATCTATCGATCAATTCAAAGCCGCCGAAGTGTTTCCTGAGGGCGCATAAAATTAGCGAATGGTGGAAGCTGGACCTGGAGCTGGAGTCCGAAGTTTACAAGTACGAGTATTAG
- the LOC104446109 gene encoding LOW QUALITY PROTEIN: GDSL esterase/lipase At4g10955 (The sequence of the model RefSeq protein was modified relative to this genomic sequence to represent the inferred CDS: deleted 1 base in 1 codon), with product HFVVTFGGTMTKKELDSRDIMLGLLLLQHGLHSTSRFETAMQAVRNMVATADDSRVWLAGHSLGSAIALLAGQNMAKTGLFLESFLFNPPYVPVLVEKIKNTKVKLGIRFTTSMITAGLMLAMKAPQLRNQSADSFATLSAWAPPLYVNAADHVYSEYIGYFEHRNKMQEIGPGAIEKLATQHSYSTSIGLLFMSAMGKQAEPLHLIPSANLSINLNPSPEYKRAHSIHQWWRHDLNLQSKVYTYS from the exons CATTTCGTGGTCACCTTCGGAGGAACCATGACCAAGAAAGAGTTGGACTCTCGAGATATTATGCTGGGTCTTCTCTTGCTCCAGCATGGGCTCCACTCCACATCTCGCTTCGAGACTGCCATGCAGGCGGTACGGAATATGGTTGCAACCGCTGACGATTCTAGGGTCTGGTTAGCTGGCCACTCCCTGGGGTCTGCCATTGCTCTGCTAGCAGGACAGAACATGGCCAAAACGGGATTGTTTCTTGAGTCTTTCCTCTTCAATCCGCCTTATGTGCCGGTCCTGGTTGAGAAGATCAAGAATACTAAAGTGAAGCTCGGTATTCGCTTCACCACCAGCATGATCACAGCTGGACTCATGTTAGCCATGAAGGCTCCACAACTCAGGAATCAATCTGCTGATTCTTTTGCCACTTTATCTGCTTGGGCCCCTCCACTGTATGTCAATGCAGCCGATCACGTCTATTCAGAGTACATTGGTTATTTCGAGCACCGAAACAAGATGCAAGAGATCGGACCAGGAGCTATTGAGAAGTTAGCTACTCAGCACTCTTACTCAACA TCTATCGGATTGCTGTTCATGAGTGCGATGGGGAAGCAGGCAGAGCCTTTGCACCTAATCCCGTCCGCAAATCTATCAATCAATTTAAATCCGTCGCCGGAATACAAGAGGGCGCATAGTATTCACCAGTGGTGGAGACACGACCTAAACCTGCAGTCCAAAGTTTACACGTACAGTTAG